In Vigna angularis cultivar LongXiaoDou No.4 chromosome 8, ASM1680809v1, whole genome shotgun sequence, one DNA window encodes the following:
- the LOC108344459 gene encoding transcription factor GTE12, producing the protein MEETQQSRKKLIIKIYSSRPKNREGVCELKNKKGYYAEAIWIDVKSASKACESNENIRYDDRGKRKKKEMVQKEWKKRERNQKVENAMRMDSCKKMQCWTMMKRLMVGRHAWVLKKNEQNKKVMSLKDIELKLKRLEYSEVDDFAYDMRNVFSYPLGYPPKSEIHKIARQISHDFQLKWKTMKKKWILEKPNL; encoded by the coding sequence ATGGAAGAAACACAACAATCTCGGAAAAAACTCATCATAAAAATCTATTCTTCACGTCCTAAGAATCGTGAAGGAGTGTGCGAATTGAAGAATAAAAAGGGATATTATGCAGAAGCCATATGGATTGACGTGAAAAGTGCATCAAAAGCTTGTGAAAGTAATGAAAATATTAGGTACGATGATCGTGgcaagagaaagaagaaggaaatgGTGCAGAAAGAgtggaagaaaagagaaagaaaccaAAAGGTAGAAAATGCAATGAGAATGGACAGTTGCAAGAAGATGCAGTGTTGGACGATGATGAAGCGTTTGATGGTGGGAAGACATGCATGGGTTTTAAAGAAGAATGAGCAAAACAAAAAGGTAATGAGTTTGAAGGATATTGAGTTAAAGCTAAAAAGGTTGGAGTATTCAGAAGTTGATGACTTTGCATATGACATGAGGAATGTCTTCTCTTATCCATTGGGGTATCCTCCAAAGAGTGAGATTCACAAAATTGCAAGACAGATTAGTCATGATTTTCAGTTAAAGTGGAAAACTATGAAAAAGAAGTGGATATTAGAAAAACCAAATTTGTAA
- the LOC108346149 gene encoding uncharacterized protein LOC108346149: MVLGTRGKNRGGVTVQIDFLIHIQEIKPWPPSQSLRSLRSVLIEWKNGECASGSTTPVAPSLGSVIGEGRIEFNKSFRLHVTLLRDMSVRSGDTDVFQKNCLEFNLYEPRRDRTIKGQLLGTAVIDLAEYGTLKESLSTSVPMNCKRSYRNTEQPLLFLKIQPLDMKRASSSSKENNGGDSVSTLMNEEYAEEAEIASFTDDDVSSHSSAAAVSPALNSRGFTPLKLGKNEPISNTGVKTMEHPVASETRLENMNMMQKDTHQKLERSSYMSSLDVSSIRSLVNDHASNSPIHNSLSIKKFSASPSANTSSSSSIFEDLDINSRSNTRSSGHETLDQSFQEKLANYRNIVADVQRNTNGSTFGIYSKQTSSQDRAKFTGKSPGFENYDETEYGDEYSMKESGGDKIFHSSVEDISGNEKYDLDRQNCIEDEKFEAQDANDQASIDINTYSFGGSNIAMQENNLRSERLKNIKSVRIPADSARNTGSPGSNHHAELNENGILGHSQNSGGNRSNERRNSKIQTKEARNGTLDGKVEQLEKKIKMLEGELREAAAVESALYSVVSEHGNSTSKVHAPARRLSRLYLHACKENVPGRRAGAAKSSVSGLVLVAKACGNDVPRLTFWLSNTIALRTIISRTVKDPSNPAGAGRRRKSDEERYGKVTASLRVKGFYPRKDENAALGYGGFGNWDDPQVLLLALEKVEAWIFSRIIESIWWQILIPHMQHTKFNSKEVVSDPRKSYRRTSSSCDQEQGNLSLYIWKNAFREACERICPIRAGGHECGCLPMLSRLIMEQCVARLDVAMFNAILRESSDEIPTDPVSDAVSDPKVLPIPPGKISFGAGAQLKTVIGTWSRWLTDLFGMDDDDDDSIEDKAETDNNEQKQNASLKSFSLLNALSDLLMLPKDMLLNASIRNEVCPMLNATLVKKILHNFVPDELCPDSVPSDVFEALDSENEMEDGKEPVNNFPCIAGPIVYSSPRPSSIASIVGEMGSKYHLRRNRSSIVRKSHTSDDELEELKSPLSSIFLSASSSSKLLTKSTFKFKQVGNQSPLRYELLREVWINSE; this comes from the exons ATGGTTCTAGGCACGAGAGGAAAGAACAGAGGAGGTGTCACAGTTCAAATTGATTTCCTCATTCACATTCAGGAGATTAAGCCTTGGCCCCCATCACAGTCTCTAAGATCCCTGCGATCCGTGTTGATAGAGTGGAAAAATGGTGAATGTGCATCAGGTTCTACTACTCCTGTTGCACCCTCTCTTGGTTCAGTTATAGGTGAAGGAAGAATCGAATTCAACAAGTCCTTTAGGCTACATGTGACTTTGTTGAGGGATATGTCTGTAAGAAGTGGTGATACTGATGTGTTCCAAAAGAATTGTTTGGAGTTCAACTTGTATGAGCCACGAAGAGATAGGACTATTAAGGGTCAGTTGTTGGGAACTGCAGTCATAGACTTGGCAGAATATGGGACACTCAAAGAGTCCTTAAGCACTAGTGTTCCTATGAACTGCAAGAGGAGTTACAGGAACACAGAACAGCCACTTCTGTTCCTTAAAATTCAGCCTCTTGATATGAAGCGTGCTAGTTCCTCATCCAAGGAGAATAATGGTGGTGACTCAGTGTCAACACTCATGAATGAAGAATATGCTGAAGAAGCTGAAATTGCCTCTTTTACTGATGATGATGTCTCCTCACATTCGTCTGCAGCTGCAGTTTCTCCTGCCCTTAACTCCAGAGGGTTTACCCCGCTGAAATTAGGAAAG AATGAACCAATTAGCAACACTGGTGTGAAAACCATGGAACATCCCGTGGCCTCGGAAACAAGGCTTGAAAACATGAATATGATGCAGAAAGATACACACCAGAAGCTTGAGAGGAGTTCTTACATGTCATCATTGGATGTATCTTCTATCAGGAGTCTAGTAAATGATCATGCTTCTAACTCTCCTATTCACAATTCATTGTCAATTAAAAAGTTTTCCGCTTCACCAAGTGCCAatacttcttcatcatcttcaattttTGAGGATTTGGACATAAATTCTAGAAGCAACACAAGAAGCAGTGGCCATGAAACTTTGGATCAGAGTTTTCAAGAAAAGCTTGCTAACTACAGAAATATAGTTGCAGATGTCCAAAGAAACACAAACGGAAGTACTTTTGGcatttattcaaaacaaacatCATCTCAAGATAGAGCTAAATTCACTGGCAAAAGTCCTGGCTTTGAAAACTATGATGAAACTGAATATGGTGACGAATATTCAATGAAGGAGAGTGGAGGTGATAAAATCTTCCATAGTTCTGTTGAGGACATAAgtggaaatgaaaaatatgatttgGATAGGCAAAACTGCATTGAGgatgaaaaatttgaagcacAAGATGCCAATGATCAAGCCTCAATAGATATCAATACATACTCTTTTGGAGGGTCAAATATTGCTATGCAGGAAAATAATCTCAGAAGTGAAAGACTAAAGAACATCAAGTCTGTGAGGATACCAGCAGACTCGGCTAGGAATACTGGTTCTCCTGGTAGCAATCATCATGctgaattaaatgaaaatggcaTTCTTGGGCATTCACAAAACAGTGGAGGGAACAGAAgcaatgaaagaagaaattctAAGATTCAAACAAAGGAAGCAAGAAATGGTACTTTAGATGGAAAAGTTGAGCAGTTggagaagaagataaagatgCTTGAAGGAGAGTTAAGAGAAGCTGCTGCAGTTGAGTCTGCTTTATATTCAGTAGTTTCTGAGCATGGAAACTCCACAAGTAAAGTTCACGCCCCAGCACGGCGCCTTTCCAGGCTCTATCTTCATGCTTGTAAAGAAAATGTTCCAGGAAGAAGGGCTGGAGCAGCTAAAAGTTCTGTTTCAGGATTAGTACTTGTTGCAAAGGCATGTGGAAATGATGTCCCGAG GTTGACCTTTTGGCTGTCTAATACTATAGCCTTGAGAACAATTATAAGCCGAACCGTCAAAGATCCTTCAAATCCTGCAGGAGCTGGTAGGAGAAGGAAAAGTGATGAGGAGAGGTATGGTAAGGTAACAGCTTCACTAAGGGTGAAGGGGTTTTACCccagaaaagatgaaaatgcaGCATTGGGATATGGAGGTTTTGGTAACTGGGATGATCCCCAGGTACTCCTATTAGCACTGGAAAAGGTGGAAGCATGGATCTTTTCTCGCATTATAGAATCTATCTGGTGGCAG ATTTTGATTCCACATATGCAACACACAAAGTTCAACAGCAAAGAAGTGGTTTCAGACCCAAGAAAAAGCTACAGAAGGACTTCTAGCTCATGTGATCAAGAGCAGGGTAACTTGTCTCTATATATTTGGAAGAATGCTTTTAGGGAAGCCTGTGAAAGGATCTGTCCTATTCGAGCTGGAGGGCATGAGTGTGGCTGTTTGCCTATGCTTTCTAGATTG ATAATGGAGCAATGTGTTGCCAGATTAGATGTGGCTATGTTCAATGCTATTCTTCGCGAATCTTCTGATGAAATACCAACCGATCCTGTATCTGATGCTGTTAGTGATCCCAAGGTTCTCCCCATTCCACCTGGGAAAATAAGCTTTGGAGCCGGTGCACAGCTAAAAACTGTG ATTGGGACCTGGTCAAGATGGTTGACTGACCTATTTGgcatggatgatgatgatgatgattcgATTGAAGATAAAGCTGAAACTGAtaacaatgaacaaaaacaaaatgcatCCTTAAAGTCCTTCAGTCTTCTGAATGCTCTAAGTGACCTTCTAATGCTTCCTAAGGATATGCTGTTAAATGCATCCATCAGAAATGAG GTATGCCCTATGCTCAATGCAACACTTGTCAAGAAGATTCTGCACAATTTTGTCCCAGATGAGCTTTGCCCTGATTCTGTTCCCTCTGATGTCTTTGAAGCTCTGGACTCAGAG AATGAGATGGAAGATGGAAAAGAGCCTGTGAACAACTTTCCATGCATTGCAGGTCCCATTGTGTATTCATCTCCAAGACCATCTTCCATTGCAAGCATTGTGGGAGAGATGGGAAGCAAATATCATCTAAGAAGAAACAGATCATCAATTGTTAGGAAGTCACACACAAGTGATGATGAGTTGGAAGAATTGAAGTCCCCATTGTCTTCAATATTCTTGAGTGCTTCCTCATCCTCAAAACTTTTAACAAAATCCACCTTCAAGTTCAAACAAGTTGGCAACCAATCTCCTCTCAGATATGAACTCCTTAGGGAAGTGTGGATCAACAGTGAGTAA
- the LOC108345502 gene encoding putative calcium-binding protein CML19: MMEKVSQYVRVFNHFDENGDGRISASELRQCVEAIGGKVSWAEAEALVEVLDSDNDGLVGLDDFVRFVEEGEEEEKVKELKEAFKMYEMEGCGCITAKSLKRMLGRLGECKSIDECETMIARFDLNGDGVLSFDEFRVMML, encoded by the coding sequence ATGATGGAGAAGGTGAGTCAGTATGTGCGTGTTTTCAACCACTTTGATGAGAACGGAGACGGGAGAATATCGGCGTCGGAGTTGCGGCAGTGCGTGGAGGCGATCGGCGGGAAGGTGTCGTGGGCGGAGGCGGAGGCCTTGGTGGAGGTTCTGGACTCGGACAACGATGGGTTGGTGGGGTTGGATGATTTTGTGAGGTttgtggaagaaggagaagaagaagagaaagtgaaagaGCTAAAAGAGGCTTTTAAGATGTATGAAATGGAAGGGTGTGGTTGCATCACAGCAAAGAGTTTGAAGAGAATGCTTGGTAGATTAGGAGAGTGCAAAAGCATAGATGAGTGTGAAACTATGATAGCTAGATTTGACCTAAATGGAGATGGGGTGCTTAGTTTTGATGAATTTAGGGTTATGATGTTGTAA